Proteins encoded within one genomic window of Flavobacterium sp. NG2:
- a CDS encoding YceI family protein → MKNLKLLILALIVLFSFSFTTAEAQNKKIDVSKSLITWTGKKITGQHEGTIKFKEGVLVFKNNKVVGGNFVADMTTLNNTDQTGSSKAKLEGHLKSDDFFGIYNFNTSMLDFRNITPKANNVYTVIGSLTIKGVSHPIIFDLIVKGNSATAKLTVDRTKYSIRYGSGSYFDDLGDKTIYDQFDLKVDLVF, encoded by the coding sequence ATGAAAAATTTAAAATTACTAATACTCGCACTGATTGTCCTTTTCTCTTTCTCTTTTACAACAGCTGAAGCGCAAAACAAAAAAATAGATGTTTCTAAGAGTCTTATTACTTGGACAGGAAAAAAAATAACAGGACAACATGAAGGAACTATTAAATTTAAAGAAGGAGTTCTAGTTTTCAAAAATAATAAAGTTGTAGGAGGAAATTTTGTAGCCGACATGACGACACTTAACAATACTGACCAAACAGGAAGTTCAAAAGCTAAGCTCGAAGGACATTTAAAATCAGATGATTTTTTTGGTATTTATAATTTCAACACTTCTATGTTAGATTTTAGAAATATTACTCCTAAGGCAAATAATGTATATACTGTAATTGGAAGTTTAACCATCAAAGGTGTTTCGCACCCAATTATTTTTGACTTAATTGTAAAAGGCAATTCTGCTACCGCTAAGTTAACAGTTGACCGAACAAAATATAGCATTAGATATGGTTCAGGAAGTTATTTTGACGACTTAGGGGACAAGACCATTTACGATCAATTTGATTTAAAAGTGGATTTAGTTTTTTAA
- a CDS encoding T9SS type B sorting domain-containing protein, whose protein sequence is MKKIPLVLLILLSLNCFAQFSKTHYIPPISCNTNLAFDHYFYISTPSTTNVSFKIIAIGGTVINGVVNNTTPYVHSIGTGSGTQLMTPKTVIGKIIDKGYIIEADDLVYVSMRINSALNTNTGNFNHAGGLVSKGNSALGTIFRLGAMFNPVYDVSLLNFSSILATENNTTLTISNIPNGTILTDGTIINGPITLNLNKNESYVLALENYNNSNSNSSNMIGALVETDKPVAVNSGSFAGSNSISSGRDIGFDQIVPFEKTGKEYVFVKGLGSDDLERVLIIAQKDQTVIYLNGSTTPFKTLNAGEFADIGGSYFSNGNLYLTSSENVFAYQSIGARGSSAANQNLFFVPPVNCTTPRIVDNIPLIQSIGNTTYTGGLNIVTETGASVTINNSPITTSPVPITGNPGLERYTVDGLSGNISVKSTKQLYVSYYGTNTSATYGGYYSGFDTKPEVISSKISNTASSCIPNIILKTSTISSYDAFQWFFNDVAITGATTPEYTPTAPGYYAVRGTISNCPNTIPLFSDKIPVSECPTDFDGDTINDNIDLDNDNDGITNCTESYGNQNINTANSSTGTIAIGDYSNTFSGQITTSTNSSTTPFTGNANGIIVTETPTGIGNFVKYKMTFNQPISIGLEYAPSANTTDLLNSNAEFIVNSDTNRTITVLNPSNQLLIDTNYDGIYESGVTEYSSFEIRFRLNNVVPLAAGTGDFKFLTSLTKTFSIQHKNLSETNTNKATFKLYAQCIPRDSDGDSIADQFDLDSDNDGILDRIEAQNNNALALANSDTNKDGIDNAFGNGLTPVDTDNDGIPDYIDWDSDNDGINDIDESGTNATNPDVDNDGIKNYRELDSDNDLCNDVIEAGFFDFNNDGILGSSPVTVNTRGQVTSAIGYTTPNNNYIIAAPILITTQPIATPFCELQNSTISIASNGDSYQWQVSTDGLIWNSLTNNTTYSGVTTNILAISNATLSMNGYKYRVFVNKSGNSCGLLSSETTLQLNPAPVVNDITIVQCDDNSDGFTAFNLTVKNKEISANSTSETFSYYSSQTGATTANPAQLITNPQAYTNTVASPVDVWARVTNANGCFRVAKITLKVSTTTIPSSFNKIFEVCDDYIDEINNDKDGIATFDFSSSSSALLAQLPASSSSYSIKYYANGKDALAEINEITNTNNYRNQLSPNQQFIWVRVDSDTDNSCYGIGPYVKLVVNPKPKIDLNSDGSNDVLICSNLPSFVVELNAGILDGSSTSNYTYIWSKDGQNIPGATNPTLNINSLGNYSVEVTSKATGCSQIRNIKATPSNIATITSIEVIDFSENNSITVNTTGPGKYVYNIDDVNAYFQESNVFDNVALGIHVVSVKDLNGCGTVNQTVTVVGAPKFFTPNNDGYNDYWNIKGITNSQTFIYIFDRYGKLLKTISPLEQGWDGLYNGSLLPADDYWYTIKLDDGREAKGHFSLKR, encoded by the coding sequence ATGAAAAAAATACCACTTGTTTTATTGATATTACTATCATTAAATTGTTTTGCGCAATTTAGCAAAACACATTATATACCCCCTATAAGTTGCAATACGAATTTAGCATTTGATCACTATTTTTACATTTCTACACCTAGTACCACTAATGTCAGTTTTAAAATTATAGCTATCGGAGGTACAGTCATCAATGGAGTAGTAAACAACACCACTCCTTATGTTCATTCCATTGGAACTGGCAGCGGCACTCAGTTAATGACACCAAAAACCGTAATTGGAAAAATTATAGATAAAGGATACATTATCGAAGCCGATGATTTAGTTTATGTAAGTATGAGAATCAACTCCGCTTTAAACACTAATACTGGAAATTTCAATCATGCTGGAGGACTCGTTTCTAAAGGTAATAGTGCTTTAGGAACTATTTTCAGATTAGGAGCCATGTTTAATCCCGTTTACGATGTTTCTTTGTTAAATTTTTCATCTATACTCGCAACTGAAAATAATACCACATTAACCATTTCTAATATCCCAAACGGTACAATTCTTACCGATGGCACCATCATAAATGGACCAATAACACTTAATTTAAATAAAAATGAAAGCTATGTATTAGCATTAGAAAACTACAACAATTCTAATTCTAATAGTTCAAATATGATTGGTGCATTAGTAGAAACAGACAAACCCGTGGCCGTTAATTCAGGTTCATTTGCTGGTAGCAATAGCATTTCCTCTGGAAGAGACATTGGTTTTGACCAGATTGTCCCTTTCGAAAAAACAGGAAAAGAATATGTTTTTGTCAAAGGATTGGGTTCCGATGATTTAGAACGCGTTTTAATAATTGCTCAAAAAGACCAAACTGTAATTTACCTTAACGGTAGTACAACACCATTTAAAACACTTAATGCAGGAGAGTTTGCAGATATCGGAGGTAGTTATTTTAGTAATGGTAATTTATACCTCACTAGTTCTGAAAACGTATTTGCGTATCAAAGTATAGGAGCGAGAGGTTCATCGGCAGCCAACCAAAATCTTTTCTTTGTACCTCCTGTAAATTGTACCACACCTAGAATTGTAGACAATATCCCATTAATTCAATCCATAGGAAACACAACCTATACCGGTGGTCTTAATATCGTAACCGAAACAGGCGCTAGTGTCACCATAAATAATAGTCCTATTACAACTTCTCCTGTACCAATTACAGGTAATCCTGGACTCGAACGATATACTGTTGATGGGCTATCAGGAAATATCTCGGTAAAATCTACAAAACAACTTTATGTTTCTTATTACGGAACCAATACATCCGCAACTTACGGCGGCTACTATTCTGGTTTTGATACCAAACCAGAAGTAATTTCGAGTAAAATTTCGAATACCGCTTCATCTTGTATCCCAAATATTATTCTAAAAACAAGTACGATTTCCTCCTATGATGCTTTCCAATGGTTTTTTAATGATGTAGCCATCACTGGTGCGACAACACCAGAATATACCCCAACAGCACCAGGTTACTACGCTGTACGTGGAACTATTTCAAATTGCCCAAACACCATTCCATTATTTTCGGATAAAATTCCTGTAAGCGAATGCCCAACTGATTTTGATGGTGACACTATAAATGATAATATTGACCTCGATAATGATAATGACGGAATTACAAATTGTACCGAATCCTACGGTAATCAAAATATCAATACCGCAAACAGTAGCACAGGAACTATTGCTATAGGTGATTATTCAAATACATTTTCAGGACAAATTACTACTTCTACCAATTCTAGTACAACTCCATTTACTGGAAATGCAAATGGAATTATTGTAACCGAAACTCCAACTGGAATTGGCAATTTTGTTAAGTATAAAATGACATTCAATCAGCCTATTTCGATTGGATTAGAATACGCTCCATCCGCCAATACTACTGATTTACTAAACTCTAATGCTGAGTTTATCGTTAACTCCGATACCAATCGAACCATCACAGTTCTAAACCCTTCTAATCAATTATTAATTGACACTAATTATGATGGGATTTACGAAAGTGGTGTAACAGAATATTCATCGTTTGAAATTCGATTTAGACTAAACAATGTAGTACCATTAGCAGCTGGCACAGGTGATTTCAAATTTCTCACTTCATTAACGAAAACTTTTAGCATCCAACACAAAAACTTATCGGAGACGAATACTAATAAAGCAACATTCAAACTTTATGCCCAATGTATCCCTAGAGATTCCGATGGTGATAGCATTGCTGATCAATTTGATTTAGACAGTGATAACGATGGCATTTTAGACAGAATTGAAGCCCAAAACAACAATGCATTAGCACTAGCAAATAGCGACACTAACAAAGACGGTATAGACAATGCTTTTGGAAATGGTTTAACCCCAGTTGATACAGATAATGATGGAATTCCGGATTATATCGATTGGGACAGTGACAATGATGGAATAAATGACATTGACGAATCTGGAACAAATGCAACTAATCCAGATGTAGATAACGATGGCATAAAAAATTACCGAGAATTAGACAGTGACAATGATTTATGTAATGATGTTATTGAAGCTGGTTTTTTTGACTTTAATAATGACGGTATATTAGGAAGTTCCCCTGTAACAGTAAATACAAGAGGACAAGTTACCAGTGCTATAGGCTATACTACACCCAATAACAATTATATAATTGCCGCTCCAATACTAATCACAACCCAACCAATAGCCACTCCTTTTTGTGAATTACAAAACTCGACCATTAGTATCGCTTCAAACGGTGATAGTTACCAATGGCAAGTATCAACAGATGGTTTAATTTGGAATTCACTAACTAACAATACTACTTACTCAGGTGTAACAACTAATATTTTAGCGATTTCGAATGCTACACTCAGTATGAATGGCTATAAATATAGAGTATTTGTAAATAAATCTGGAAATTCATGTGGTTTATTATCCTCAGAAACAACATTGCAATTAAATCCAGCACCTGTTGTTAATGATATTACAATTGTACAATGTGATGATAATTCAGATGGTTTCACTGCTTTTAATTTAACTGTGAAAAACAAGGAAATAAGTGCTAATTCAACTTCTGAAACATTTAGCTACTACAGCTCACAGACAGGGGCCACAACTGCTAATCCAGCTCAATTAATTACAAATCCTCAAGCATATACTAACACAGTAGCTAGTCCGGTTGATGTTTGGGCAAGAGTAACCAATGCTAACGGATGTTTTAGAGTTGCTAAAATCACTTTAAAAGTCAGTACAACGACTATTCCATCCTCTTTCAACAAAATCTTCGAAGTCTGCGATGACTATATTGACGAAATCAATAATGATAAAGACGGAATCGCTACTTTTGATTTTAGCAGTAGTTCAAGCGCCCTCCTAGCCCAACTTCCAGCTTCCTCGTCCTCCTATAGTATAAAATATTATGCCAATGGAAAAGATGCTTTGGCAGAGATAAACGAAATTACTAACACTAATAATTACAGAAACCAACTTTCTCCAAATCAACAATTCATCTGGGTTAGAGTGGATAGCGATACCGATAATTCTTGTTACGGAATAGGACCATATGTCAAACTTGTAGTAAATCCAAAACCAAAAATAGACCTAAATAGTGATGGATCGAATGATGTATTAATTTGCTCTAATCTTCCATCTTTTGTAGTTGAATTAAATGCAGGAATCCTAGATGGCAGCTCGACTTCCAATTACACTTATATCTGGTCAAAAGACGGTCAAAACATCCCAGGTGCTACAAACCCTACCCTTAACATAAACAGTTTAGGTAATTACAGTGTTGAAGTAACCTCAAAAGCAACAGGATGTAGTCAAATTCGCAACATAAAAGCAACTCCTTCAAATATTGCAACAATTACTAGTATTGAAGTTATTGATTTTTCCGAAAACAACTCCATAACAGTAAATACCACAGGACCTGGGAAATATGTTTACAACATCGATGATGTTAATGCCTATTTTCAAGAGTCTAATGTTTTTGATAATGTAGCTTTAGGGATTCACGTTGTTTCTGTCAAAGACTTAAACGGATGCGGAACCGTAAATCAAACCGTTACAGTCGTAGGCGCTCCAAAATTTTTCACTCCTAATAATGATGGATATAATGACTATTGGAACATCAAAGGAATTACCAATTCCCAAACGTTCATCTATATTTTTGATCGTTATGGAAAACTATTAAAAACCATAAGTCCTTTAGAACAAGGATGGGATGGGCTATACAATGGTAGTTTACTTCCTGCCGATGATTATTGGTACACTATAAAACTAGATGATGGTCGTGAAGCAAAAGGGCATTTTAGTTTAAAACGATAA